In Kryptolebias marmoratus isolate JLee-2015 linkage group LG11, ASM164957v2, whole genome shotgun sequence, the following proteins share a genomic window:
- the LOC108237512 gene encoding thromboxane-A synthase, with protein MKTLGDFLNVFNIEANTVSVTFSLVLIFLGLLYWYSVYPFSVLSRCGIKHPKPVPFFGNMLMFREGFYKPLIDIVKTHGKVCGYYFGRKPVVMIADPDVLRKVMVKDFSSFANRSNGYSTKPFEDCLIMLKDEQWKRVRSIVTPSFSAAKLKEMVPFISTATDTLMNNLNVHAESGEAFDIHKCFGCFTMDVIASVAFGTQVDSQNNPNNSFVRNTLEFLAMPFFRPLVVVSFLFPAIMAPFVRFVPNKKRIELDNFFISIIHKIIMQREEQPPDQRRRDFLQLMLDARNSQESVSLEHFDTTKHSDELDDKNQQKQSAVDQENGHLRSEESLMRCSQRKMMTEDEIMGQAFIFLVAGYETTSNTLAYTCYLLALHPECQRKVHEELDDFFTRHDSPDYTNIQELKYLDMVVCEALRLYPSIFKITREVANDYMIKGQLIPKGAKVEILTCFLHQDPEHWPEPEKFIPERFTPEAKANRHPFVYLPFGAGPRNCVGMRLAQLEIRMVLVHLLHRFNVVACSETKVPLNLKSNLTLSPKNGIYVKMTRRNEEGGKK; from the exons ATGAAGACTTTAGGTGACTTTCTGAATGTATTCAACATTGAAGCCAACACAGTTTCTGTGACATTCAGCCTCGTCCTCATTTTTCTGGGTCTTCTTTACTG GTATTCAGTCTATCCGTTCTCAGTCCTCTCTCGATGTGGAATCAAACATCCAAAGCCGGTACCGTTCTTTGGCAACATGCTCATGTTTCGTGAG ggTTTTTATAAACCTCTCATTGATATTGTAAAGACACATGGCAAAGTATGTGG ATATTATTTTGGCCGGAAACCAGTTGTGATGATAGCAGACCCTGATGTACTCAGAAAAGTGATGGTCAAGGACTTCAGTAGCTTTGCTAACAGATCG AATGGCTATTCCACCAAACCCTTTGAAGACTGCCTAATCATGCTGAAAGATGAACAGTGGAAGAGAGTTCGGAGCATCGTGACTCCATCCTTCAGTGCTGCCAAGTTAaaagaa ATGGTTCCTTTCATCAGCACAGCCACTGATACACTGATGAACAACCTGAATGTCCACGCTGAGTCAGGAGAGGCCTTTGACATCCACaa gTGTTTTGGCTGCTTTACCATGGACGTAATTGCCAGCGTGGCTTTTGGCACTCAAGTGGACTCTCAGAACAACCCAAATAATTCATTTGTCCGCAACACTCTGGAGTTTCTTGCCATGCCTTTCTTCAGGCCACTGGTGGTGGTTTCCT TTCTGTTTCCTGCTATCATGGCTCCTTTTGTAAGATTTGTCCCAAACAAAAAGCGTATAGAGTTGGACAATTTCTTCATTAGCATCATTCACAAAATCATAATGCAGAGAGAGGAACAGCCCCCTGATCAG AGGCGGAGAGATTTCCTTCAGCTGATGTTAGACGCTCGAAACAGCCAAGAGAGCGTCTCTTTAGAGCACTTCGACACGACAAAGCACTCTGATGAGTTGGATGACAAGAACCAGCAGAAACAATCAGCAGTGGATCAAGAAAATGGCCACCTTCGCTCAGAGGAGTCACTCATGAGGTGCTCTCAAAGAAAGATGATGACTGAGGATGAGATTATGGGTCAGGCTTTTATCTTCCTTGTGGCAGGCTATGAAACCACCAGCAACACGTTAGCCTACACCTGCTACCTGCTGGCCCTCCACCCTGAATGTCAGCGCAAAGTACATGAGGAGTTGGATGATTTCTTCACAAGACAC GATTCACCAGATTACAcaaacatccaggagctgaagTACTTGGACATGGTTGTGTGTGAAGCATTGCGACTCTACCCTTCCATTTTCAA AATTACACGAGAAGTTGCCAATGACTATATGATAAAAGGCCAGCTTATTCCTAAAGGGGCCAAAGTGGAGATCCTTACATGCTTCCTGCATCAGGACCCGGAGCACTGGCCCGAGCCGGAGAAGTTCATCCCAGAGAG GTTTACACCAGAAGCAAAGGCTAATCGACACCCATTTGTCTACCTGCCGTTTGGAGCCGGACCCAGGAACTGTGTGGGAATGAGACTCGCCCAGCTGGAGATCAGGATGGTTTTAGTGCATTTGTTGCACCGGTTCAACGTTGTGGCCTGCTCTGAGACCAAG GTTCCTTTGAacttgaaatcaaatctcactCTATCACCCAAAAATGGCATATatgtgaaaatgacaagaagaaacgaggaaggagggaaaaaataa
- the parp12a gene encoding protein mono-ADP-ribosyltransferase PARP12, whose translation MESKVSKLITKILCDNHGCLDFEQLNDLAQSNFGFEAEDLRSVLFDDGKIAIREGKQQVAGGDGTRPDSLVVAKTSLRLCQKKAGECTLDCHCLHLCRYFVCGSCTFGEKCKNPHSLTFPHNGKILRRNGLQDLTEKQLFQLLLQNDPFLLPEICPHYNKGDGPFGSCRFTTSCTKLHACQHFLQGDCRFGDSCKRTHHIDAHGMKLFQRFSPENFQNIYKIYRNKFIIMGQRDRQFVPPVPLKVKVDVQKPSPLPVHTSPTSPTKTKPISDAERKEICLYNIRTHCSFKEKCARVHWHLPYKWEVLDTGTTWKDIPDMEDIEKAFCDPSCDTSCMDQQSPVLSIFNNLRSALNLRQYVNFKTMTYGGSPVRRLSTASSVLHPPHFILTTQWVWYWKEDNGSWLEYGQGEGITVTSQTLEKLYLEDNVTQTPFQAGKHQYILHFKDAAGAQQMYQQNIQYKTKREVRRRPRFVSVQDVERLKSAPSQSSSSSPTAESVPPHWDKKALPDLGYKLVPLSSSHKEFDMIQTLFRRTMPHSKITSIQRIQNPSLWKVFYWQKEQMQKRNGGKPVDERYLFHGTDDTLVDAICDQNFDWRMCGVHGTAYGKGSYFARDASYSDRYSRVRGTPNKVMFVALVLVGESTKGRNNYVRPPLKEGSTFYDSCIDSMSSPSIFVVFEKQQIYPEYLIKYV comes from the exons ATGGAGTCGAAAGTCTCTAAATTAATCACCAAGATTCTGTGCGACAACCACGGATGTCTGGACTTCGAGCAGCTGAATGATTTGGCTCAAAGTAATTTCGGCTTTGAGGCAGAAGACCTGCGGTCCGTTCTTTTCGACGACGGTAAAATAGCGATTCGAGAGGGCAAACAGCAAGTGGCCGGTGGAGACGGAACCAGGCCGGACAGTCTGGTAGTGGCTAAAACCAGCCTGAGGCTCTGCCAGAAAAAAGCCGGAGAGTGCACTTTGGATTGCCATTGCTTACACCTGTGCAGGTATTTTGTTTGCGGAAGCTGCACGTTCGG agaaaagtgtaaaaatccACACAGTCTGACTTTTCCTCACAACGGAAAGATTTTGAGGAGAAATGGTCTTCAGGATTTGACGGAGAAACAGCTGTTCCAGCTGTTACTGCAGAATGATCCCTTTCTGCTTCCCGAG ATATGTCCACATTACAACAAAGGCGATGGTCCGTTTGGCTCCTGCAGATTCACCACCTCCTGCACAAAGCTCCATGCCTGCCAGCACTTCCTCCAGGGGGACTGCAGGTTTGGGGATTCGTGTAAGAGAACCCACCATATTGATGCTCATGGAATGAAGCTTTTTCAAAGATTTAGTCCAGagaattttcaaaatatttacaagaTCTACAGGAATAAATTCATCATCATGGGCCAACGAGATCGGCAATTTGTTCCCCCAG TGCCTCTAAAGGTGAAGGTTGACGTTCAGAAaccttctcctcttcctgtccACACCAGCCCCACATCTCCCACCAAAACTAAACCTATAAGTGATGCTGAGAGGAAGGAGATCTGCTTGTACAATATTCGCACTCACTGCAGTTTCAAAG AGAAATGCGCTCGTGTCCACTGGCACCTGCCTTACAAGTGGGAGGTTTTAGACACGGGCACGACTTGGAAAGACATACCCGATATGGAGGATATTGAGAAGGCCTTCTGTGACCCATCCTGTGATACAAGCTGCATGGATCAACAATCGCCCGTTTTATCAATTTTTAATAATCTGAG gTCTGCATTAAACCTTAGGCAATATGTCAACTTTAAAACGATGACCTACGGAGGGTCTCCGGTTCGTCGCCTGTCCACTGCCTCTTCTGTCTTACATCCCCCCCACTTCATTCTCACAACACAGTGGGTTTGGTACTGGAAGGAAGACAATGGGTCGTGGCTGGAGTATGGACAG GGCGAGGGAATCACAGTCACTTCTCAAACACTCGAGAAACTGTACCTGGAAGACAATGTGACGCAGACTCCTTTCCAAGCTGGCAAACATCAGTACATTCTCCACTTTAAAGATGCAGCGGGAGCCCAGCAGATGTATCAGCAGAATATACAATACAAAACCAAGAGAGAGGTCAGGAGGAGGCCTCGCTTTGTGTCTGTCCAAGATGTGGAGAGGCTCAAAAG TGCCCCATCACAGAGCTCCAGCAGCTCTCCCACAGCTGAAAGTGTCCCACCACACTGGGATAAGAAAGCCCTGCCTGATTTGGGATACAAG CTCGTCCCTCTTTCCAGCTCCCACAAAGAGTTCGATATGATCCAGACGTTGTTCAGGCGCACCATGCCTCACAGTAAAATTACCAGCATCCAAAGGATTCAGAACCCCTCTTTGTGGAAAGTCTTCTATTG GCAGAAGGAGCAGATGCAGAAGAGGAATGGAGGGAAACCTGTGGATGAAAGATACTTGTTCCATGGAACAGATGACACCCTGGTTGATGCCATTTGTGATCAGAACTTTGATTGGAGGATGTGTGGTGTCCATGGAACAGCCTATGGCAAAG gGAGCTACTTTGCCAGAGATGCATCCTACTCAGACAGATATTCCAGGGTGAGAGGGACTCCGAACAAGGTCATGTTTGTTGCTCTGGTCCTGGTGGGGGAGTCCACAAAAGGACGGAACAACTACGTCCGACCACCTCTGAAGGAAGGCAGTACTTTCTACGACAGCTGCATTGACTCCATGAGCAGCCCCAGCatatttgttgtctttgaaaaacagcagatttatcCAGAGTATCTCATCAAGTATGTATAA